Proteins from a genomic interval of Caulobacter rhizosphaerae:
- a CDS encoding winged helix-turn-helix transcriptional regulator, giving the protein MKAKSFSGMRCSMAGALEVVGDRWALLLIRDLSLGLRRYDELRASTGIPPATLAARLTHLVEGGLVERVRYQERPPRDEYRLTDRGRDLWKVTVALREWGDRWDASGFGVPMEMVDRHTGRPLRLTLVDAETGEAVPIERAMMRPGPDADEAVHRLLGAGSEKGR; this is encoded by the coding sequence ATGAAGGCGAAATCGTTCTCCGGAATGCGGTGCTCGATGGCTGGCGCCCTGGAAGTGGTCGGCGATCGCTGGGCGTTGTTGTTGATCCGCGACCTGTCGCTGGGACTGCGCCGCTATGACGAACTGCGCGCCAGCACAGGCATCCCGCCCGCGACGCTAGCGGCGCGGCTGACGCACCTGGTGGAGGGCGGCCTAGTCGAACGGGTTCGATACCAGGAACGCCCGCCACGCGACGAATATCGGCTGACCGACAGGGGACGGGACCTGTGGAAGGTCACGGTGGCGCTACGCGAGTGGGGTGACCGATGGGACGCCAGCGGCTTTGGCGTGCCCATGGAGATGGTCGATCGCCATACCGGACGCCCCCTGCGCTTGACCCTTGTCGACGCCGAGACGGGTGAGGCGGTGCCGATCGAGCGCGCGATGATGCGCCCCGGGCCGGACGCCGACGAGGCTGTCCATCGGCTGTTGGGCGCGGGAAGCGAAAAAGGGCGTTAG
- a CDS encoding FecR family protein: MSSIRSASEIDEEAADWAARVDAHGLDVERDPQLQAWLKADARRAGALLRAQAAISFLDRGRALANVAPTVEAVVAQRPDRRALIAGAGGAVAAALVGGIGLWTARPQRLDTRLGEIRRVPLADGSLVAINTKTALEVAMKPQSRHVVLKEGEAWFQVAKDPERPFVVAAGPVRVRALGTAFSVRRDAEAGVGVDVMVTEGVVETWVEGDPGPRRRLSAGSRIVLASTVSPTVAESPSEIERSLAWRNGEIALDGESLEQAARLFNRYNSRQIVIDDPALAQERFVGLFQTNEPESFAAAVAKTLGAAVSDDEGTIRIAHARIS, translated from the coding sequence ATGAGCTCCATTCGGTCCGCAAGCGAGATTGACGAGGAAGCGGCCGACTGGGCCGCCCGCGTCGACGCGCATGGGCTGGACGTCGAGCGCGACCCCCAACTGCAGGCCTGGCTGAAGGCCGACGCGCGACGGGCCGGGGCGCTGCTGCGGGCGCAGGCGGCGATCAGCTTCCTGGACCGGGGGCGCGCCCTGGCCAATGTCGCGCCGACAGTCGAGGCCGTGGTCGCCCAGCGTCCCGATCGTCGCGCCCTGATCGCCGGAGCGGGCGGCGCGGTCGCCGCTGCGCTGGTCGGCGGGATCGGCCTGTGGACCGCGCGGCCCCAGCGGCTGGACACGCGCCTGGGCGAGATCCGTCGCGTGCCGCTGGCCGACGGCTCGCTGGTGGCCATCAACACCAAGACCGCACTGGAAGTGGCGATGAAGCCCCAGTCGCGTCATGTCGTCCTGAAGGAAGGGGAGGCCTGGTTCCAGGTCGCCAAGGATCCCGAGCGTCCGTTCGTCGTCGCGGCGGGGCCAGTTCGCGTCCGCGCCCTAGGCACGGCCTTCTCGGTGCGCCGCGACGCCGAAGCCGGCGTCGGCGTCGACGTGATGGTCACCGAGGGCGTGGTCGAGACCTGGGTCGAGGGTGATCCGGGACCCCGGCGGCGGTTGTCGGCCGGCAGCCGCATCGTCCTGGCCAGCACCGTCTCGCCCACCGTGGCGGAGTCGCCCTCCGAGATCGAGCGTAGCCTGGCCTGGCGCAATGGCGAGATCGCTCTGGATGGGGAGAGCCTCGAGCAGGCCGCGCGCCTGTTCAATCGCTACAACAGCCGCCAGATCGTTATCGACGATCCGGCCCTGGCCCAGGAGCGCTTCGTGGGTCTGTTCCAGACCAACGAACCGGAGAGTTTCGCGGCGGCAGTCGCCAAGACGCTCGGGGCGGCCGTCAGCGATGACGAAGGCACGATCAGGATAGCGCACGCTCGTATTTCATGA
- a CDS encoding alkene reductase, whose product MTSNALFEPYAFGELTIANRIVMAPLTRNRAGAGLVATDLMADYYAQRATAGLIISEATQVSRQGQGYQDTPGIYTPDQVDGWRKVTDAVHAKGGRMIAQLWHVGRVSHVDLQDGGAAPVAPSAIRAQTKTVVNNAFVDVSEPRALALDELPGVIEDFRNAALNAIKAGFDGVEVHGANGYLLDQFAKDGANVRTDAYGSSVENRARLMIEVTAAVAEAAGANRTGVRLSPVSPANGVSTSDPQPQFDYIVDRLNALGIAYIHVVEGATGGPRDVAPFDFGSLRKRFDGVYIANNGYDLNLATTRLAEGKADLFAFGRPFIANPDLVGRLKTGRPLADLDPATLYGGGAKGYTDYPTATATVAA is encoded by the coding sequence ATGACCAGCAACGCCCTGTTCGAACCCTACGCCTTCGGCGAGCTGACGATCGCCAATCGCATCGTGATGGCCCCGCTGACGCGCAATCGAGCGGGCGCTGGTTTGGTCGCGACCGATCTCATGGCCGATTACTACGCCCAGCGCGCCACCGCCGGCCTGATCATCTCGGAGGCGACACAGGTGTCACGGCAGGGCCAGGGTTACCAGGACACCCCCGGCATCTACACGCCCGATCAGGTCGACGGCTGGCGCAAGGTTACGGACGCCGTTCATGCCAAGGGCGGCCGAATGATCGCCCAGCTGTGGCATGTGGGCCGGGTCAGCCATGTTGACCTGCAAGACGGCGGCGCGGCGCCCGTCGCCCCCTCCGCCATCCGCGCCCAGACCAAGACGGTGGTCAATAACGCCTTCGTCGACGTCTCGGAACCGCGCGCGCTGGCGTTGGACGAGCTGCCGGGCGTTATCGAGGATTTCCGAAACGCCGCGCTCAACGCCATCAAGGCGGGGTTCGACGGGGTCGAGGTGCATGGCGCCAACGGCTATCTGCTCGACCAGTTCGCCAAGGACGGCGCCAATGTCCGCACGGACGCCTATGGCAGTTCGGTGGAGAACCGCGCGCGGCTGATGATCGAGGTGACCGCGGCGGTGGCCGAGGCGGCCGGCGCCAACCGGACCGGCGTGCGGCTGTCGCCCGTCTCGCCGGCCAATGGCGTCTCGACCAGCGATCCCCAGCCGCAGTTCGACTACATCGTCGATCGCCTGAACGCGCTGGGCATCGCCTACATCCATGTCGTCGAGGGCGCGACGGGCGGTCCGCGCGATGTCGCCCCGTTTGACTTCGGATCGCTGCGCAAGCGTTTCGACGGCGTTTACATCGCCAACAACGGCTATGACCTGAACCTCGCTACGACCCGGCTGGCCGAGGGCAAGGCCGATCTGTTCGCTTTCGGACGTCCGTTCATCGCCAATCCCGACCTGGTCGGGCGCCTGAAGACCGGCAGGCCGCTCGCCGACCTCGATCCGGCGACGCTCTATGGCGGCGGGGCCAAGGGCTATACCGACTATCCGACGGCGACCGCCACCGTCGCCGCCTGA
- a CDS encoding alpha/beta fold hydrolase, giving the protein MTDTHVTAPSRFLEIDGDRFAYRRWGNAEGGEPPLLLIQHFRGGMDNWDPLMTDGLAAGREVILYNGRGVASSSGPPRNRIEDMADDIAAFIRALGLEQVDLLGFSLGGMQAQDVALRHPRRVAG; this is encoded by the coding sequence ATGACCGACACCCACGTCACCGCTCCCAGCCGCTTTCTGGAAATCGACGGCGACCGCTTCGCCTATCGCCGCTGGGGAAACGCCGAAGGGGGTGAACCGCCCTTGCTGCTGATCCAGCATTTCCGGGGCGGCATGGACAATTGGGACCCGCTGATGACCGACGGTCTGGCCGCCGGACGCGAAGTGATCCTCTACAACGGACGCGGCGTCGCCTCCTCGTCGGGCCCGCCCCGCAACAGGATCGAGGACATGGCCGACGACATCGCCGCCTTCATCCGGGCGTTGGGACTGGAGCAGGTCGATCTGCTCGGCTTTTCCCTGGGGGGCATGCAGGCGCAGGACGTGGCGCTACGGCACCCGCGACGGGTCGCAGGCTGA
- a CDS encoding NADP-dependent oxidoreductase — translation MKAYILDRYGKGQPLRLGDWPDPVAGPGQVLVDIRAAALNMLDAKIRDGAFKPILPYRPPFVLGHDLAGVVSGVGPGVSRFKVGDEVFARPRDHQIGAFAERIAVAEADLAPKPTTLSMVEAASLPLVALTASQVLVEAARVKRGDKVMIHAGSGGVGTIAIQLAKHLGATVATTTSAGNAELVGGLGADVVIDYKTQDFTERLSGYDVVLSSLEDGTLQRSLKILKPGGKLISISGPPDPAFARAQGMNWLMRQVVGLLSRNIRREAARRQVEYSFLFMRADGGQLAQIAALVDSGALRPVIDRVFAFDALNEAMAYLATGRAKGKVVIAR, via the coding sequence ATGAAGGCCTATATTCTCGATCGTTACGGCAAGGGGCAGCCGCTCCGCCTGGGAGACTGGCCCGATCCCGTGGCGGGGCCGGGGCAGGTGCTGGTGGATATCCGCGCCGCCGCGCTCAACATGCTGGACGCCAAGATCCGCGATGGCGCGTTCAAGCCGATCCTGCCCTATCGCCCGCCCTTCGTCTTGGGCCACGATCTTGCGGGCGTCGTCTCCGGCGTCGGCCCTGGGGTGTCGCGGTTCAAGGTGGGCGACGAGGTGTTCGCGCGGCCCCGTGATCACCAGATCGGCGCCTTCGCCGAACGGATCGCAGTCGCCGAGGCCGATTTGGCGCCAAAACCCACTACCCTGTCGATGGTCGAGGCCGCGTCGCTGCCGCTGGTCGCCCTGACCGCGTCGCAGGTGCTGGTCGAGGCGGCTCGCGTCAAGCGCGGCGACAAGGTGATGATCCATGCCGGCTCTGGCGGGGTAGGCACGATCGCGATCCAATTGGCCAAGCATCTGGGCGCGACGGTCGCCACCACGACCAGCGCCGGCAACGCCGAACTCGTCGGCGGTCTCGGCGCTGATGTCGTGATCGACTACAAGACCCAGGACTTCACCGAGCGCCTGTCAGGTTACGATGTCGTGCTCAGCAGTCTGGAGGACGGAACGCTGCAACGCTCGCTGAAGATTTTGAAGCCGGGCGGCAAGCTGATCTCCATCTCCGGTCCGCCGGATCCTGCGTTCGCGCGGGCGCAGGGCATGAACTGGTTGATGCGGCAGGTGGTAGGACTGCTGAGCCGCAACATTCGGCGTGAGGCCGCGCGCCGCCAAGTCGAGTATTCCTTCCTGTTCATGCGGGCCGACGGCGGCCAGCTCGCCCAGATCGCGGCGCTCGTCGACAGCGGCGCGCTGCGCCCGGTCATCGATCGTGTCT
- a CDS encoding alpha/beta fold hydrolase, with product MLLGTGPRGGAFGSDKRVLFHATQPVPSVEDFLFLFFGRSEAAQQAGREFWARRHQRADQDTPSSPAAMQAQMEANLGWLAPLDPAAPLAHLRAITQPTFILNGNDDVMIPTINSYEMAQNIPNAQLFIYPDAGHGAQFQYPERFLRHAIQFLDEA from the coding sequence ATGCTGCTCGGCACGGGCCCGCGTGGCGGCGCCTTCGGCTCCGATAAGCGCGTTCTGTTCCATGCGACGCAGCCGGTTCCGAGCGTCGAGGATTTCCTGTTCCTGTTCTTCGGTCGCTCGGAAGCGGCGCAACAGGCCGGCCGCGAGTTCTGGGCGCGACGCCACCAGCGCGCCGATCAGGACACGCCCAGCTCACCGGCGGCGATGCAGGCCCAGATGGAGGCCAACCTCGGCTGGCTGGCGCCGCTCGATCCCGCCGCGCCCTTGGCGCATCTGCGCGCGATCACCCAGCCAACCTTCATCCTGAACGGCAACGACGACGTGATGATCCCCACGATCAACTCGTACGAAATGGCGCAGAACATCCCGAACGCCCAGCTCTTCATCTATCCGGACGCGGGCCACGGCGCCCAGTTCCAGTATCCCGAACGCTTCCTGCGCCACGCCATCCAGTTCCTGGATGAAGCGTGA
- a CDS encoding alpha/beta fold hydrolase, translating to MAAESYRNTPNRNITVGEVRFAYRDLGPRTGTPVVLLNHLGATLDNFDPRVVDGLASKHRVVAVDNRGVGGSSGATPRDIAAMAHDAVAFIRAMGFEQVDLLGFSMGGFVAQQIALSEPALVRRLILTGTGPAGGAGMDKVTGVAVRAMIKGALTFKDPKLYLFFTKTANGRRAGHEFLARLKERTADRDKPITSAAFGRQLTAIRCWAGQAPQDLSVITQPTLVANGDDDRMVPTENSRDLARRIAGADLVIYQDAGHGGIFQYHRPFVLAALEFLR from the coding sequence ATGGCCGCCGAGTCGTACAGGAACACGCCCAATCGCAACATCACGGTCGGCGAGGTCCGCTTCGCCTACCGCGATTTGGGTCCTCGGACAGGAACGCCCGTCGTCCTGCTCAATCACCTGGGCGCCACGCTGGACAATTTCGACCCTCGCGTCGTCGATGGCCTGGCGAGCAAGCATCGCGTGGTCGCGGTGGACAATCGCGGCGTCGGCGGATCGAGCGGCGCCACGCCGCGCGACATCGCCGCGATGGCGCACGACGCGGTCGCCTTCATCCGCGCCATGGGGTTCGAACAGGTGGATCTGCTCGGCTTCTCGATGGGCGGCTTCGTCGCCCAGCAGATCGCGCTCAGCGAACCCGCGCTCGTGCGTCGGCTGATCCTGACAGGCACAGGTCCCGCCGGCGGGGCCGGGATGGACAAGGTCACCGGCGTCGCGGTGCGCGCCATGATCAAGGGCGCCCTGACCTTCAAAGATCCCAAGCTCTATCTGTTCTTCACCAAGACCGCCAACGGCCGTCGCGCCGGCCACGAATTTCTGGCGCGCTTGAAGGAGCGCACCGCCGATCGCGACAAACCGATCACGTCGGCCGCCTTTGGACGCCAGCTCACCGCGATCAGGTGTTGGGCGGGGCAGGCGCCGCAGGATCTATCCGTCATTACCCAGCCGACCCTCGTGGCCAATGGCGACGATGACCGGATGGTGCCGACCGAAAATTCGCGCGACCTGGCCCGCCGCATCGCTGGCGCCGACCTGGTGATCTACCAGGACGCCGGTCACGGCGGCATCTTCCAATATCACCGCCCCTTCGTGTTGGCCGCGCTCGAGTTCCTGCGCTGA
- a CDS encoding RNA polymerase sigma factor produces MKQSRAEIVAFVGGQILPHEADVRGWLRRSGSSAADIDDVVQETYCRLAALETVAHIANGRAYFFRTARNIAIQKIRRARIVRIDCVTEIDALNVVDDEPSPERVVAGRRELGRVQQLIEGLPERCRQIFTLRRIHGLSQKETAARLGVTENVVEMQSARGLRLILRALSETTAQDQAAVGKAHELHSVRKRD; encoded by the coding sequence TTGAAGCAGAGCCGCGCCGAGATTGTCGCCTTCGTCGGCGGCCAGATTCTACCGCATGAAGCCGACGTGCGCGGGTGGCTGCGCCGGTCGGGCAGTTCCGCCGCGGACATCGACGACGTGGTGCAGGAAACCTATTGTCGGTTGGCCGCGCTGGAAACCGTCGCCCACATCGCCAACGGCCGCGCATATTTTTTCCGGACGGCCCGCAACATCGCCATCCAGAAAATTCGCCGCGCGCGCATCGTCCGCATCGATTGCGTCACGGAAATCGACGCCCTGAACGTCGTAGATGATGAGCCTTCTCCAGAACGCGTGGTCGCGGGCCGTCGCGAACTGGGGAGGGTGCAGCAATTGATCGAAGGATTGCCCGAGCGGTGTCGACAGATCTTCACCCTTCGCCGGATCCACGGCCTGTCGCAGAAGGAGACCGCCGCGCGTCTGGGCGTGACCGAGAACGTCGTGGAAATGCAATCGGCCCGAGGCTTGCGTTTAATCCTGCGCGCCTTATCGGAGACAACGGCGCAGGATCAAGCAGCAGTCGGCAAGGCTCATGAGCTCCATTCGGTCCGCAAGCGAGATTGA